The sequence GGTGGGGCGATTTTAACAGAGGTGACGTTTTCTTGGCCTGGGCTAGCAAATCGCTTGTATCAAGCCATCTCCGATCGCGATTATCCTACAGTTCAGGGTGTGTTAGTATTTTTTGGAGCGATCGTTGTCGGCGCGAGCATTTTGATTGATATTTTAAATGCTTACGTTGATCCACGCATTCGTTATTAAGATTTGTTTCAGTTGGTAGTCAAGGGTTTAGCTTTGATGCTTAAATCCTGACTATAAATGCTGGTTGATCAACCCACCGAGTAAAATCCTGACGACAGTTTCTAACTCTTCAGTCACTCGGTAAAGATTAATTACCTGTTGAAGATTTTGTGTTCGTCTGTGAAGCAGACCGAACTGCCAAATATTACCTGTAGTCACAGCTCCCAAAATTTGCGGTTGAGTGGAAAAATCATTCCATTTATCCAGGGCTATCATTTCTGTAGCCAGTTGAGTAAATCCTTTATTGATATCCGCTTGCTTGGCTTCAACCACTACTAAATTAGTTGTAGTTCGCAGATAGTAATCTAAATTGCCTTGGAGTTTACTGTCAACCTTAAGACTATATTCTATACGTAATTTAGCGCGGGAATAATGAATTAAATCAGTAATAATCGGTGCGATGAGTATTTCTCGGCGCGTAGCTTCATTTTCTAAATCTACAAATGGTAATACCTCTTCAATTCTCTGTTTCAGGTCGCTGAGTCTGTCTAAGACGCCAGAATATTGTGGTAAATCCAAAAATTTCCGCTCAAAGGAATAGCCAAATTCAGCTACTAAATCGTCAACTGCGAACCCTAATTCAAAATAATTACTAAAAGTATATGAGCGATTAGGGTCTAGCAGGGGTGGGCGGCTCATATAATTGCTCTTATCTAGCCAGCTAGGGGAATTATTGTTATTTTACACAGAAGTGCGATCGCTATCAATCTCTCTGGGCTAAACTCCTCACCGCCAACAAACCAGCACCATAAGCAGGTTCATTCCTAGGAAAAATCACTTTCACTTGAGAAAATCGTTGAGCCAGAGATACAGCAAATCTTTCTTGCATTTTACATCGGCTATGCCACACACTCCCCGTTGTCACCACTTCCAAAACTGCATCGGGACTAAAAATCGCCTGAATCACAGTATCAGTCGCTTTGACTAATTCCTCTACCGCATCATCAATAATTTGGTTTGCAACTTCATCACCTAAAGCTGCTACTAAATCGACAATTTGTGCTAAGGTCGCAATTTTTTTTACACCCCAGTCTCGACGATATACAACTGCAACTAAATCTTCTATACTTGCCAAATCAAGATATTTTTGAAAACACTCAACTAAACTTGTGGGTTTCCCTCTTCCATCATCAGCTTTTAGTGCTGCTTGCATACCAGCAACAGCAATTTTGTATGCACTTCCTTCATCACCTAAAATATAACCCCAACCGCCGACTTTTTTGACAATTCCCTGACGATTTTTCCCCAAAACAATCGAGCCAGTACCAGCCGCAACCACAACACCTTCATTATGACCAAGACCGCCGACTAAAGCAATCAAAGCATCATTATAAATTAGTATATCCTCTACTGATAACATCCAATTAATCGGTAAAGATTGACTATTTTGTAAATCCTGCAGTATACCTTTGACGACTTGAATATCTCCAGATCGTCCTACACCTGCTAAACCCAAACAAAACGCTTCGATTTTCACAGGTTTAGGGATATTTAAGGCATTATCTATTGCTAATTGTATCGCCGATGCTATAGATTTTTGTGCGGCTATAACACCTATACTATGATAATTAGATGGGCCGGCTATCCCCCGCCCCAAAACTTGATATTGCTCATCCATCAAGATGCAAACAGTTTTACTACCACCGCCATCTATTCCCAAAACATAACTCATAAATAATGATTTTTTTATTTAATCATCTGCGCTAGCCATAGTTTAGCACTGTTAAATTAGACTCGATGCTTAACTTTGAGAAATGGCAGATTTTGTTTTTAAGGGAATGAAAAATAGAGCAATCATTCCCGGAATCGTCAGGATGCAAACTAAAACAAAAAATAAGGGATATCCCACAGCTTTTTGGATGACACCGCTGATGGCTCCAGGTAACATCAAACCTAAAGCCATAAATCCAGTAGATATCGCATAGTGGGAAGTTTTATAATCGCCTTGGCAAATATACATCAAATAAACGCTAAAAGCTGTAAAACCCAGACCATAACCAAATTGTTCTAGGGAAACCAAGAGATAAACTAATGGCAATGACGGTTTAATATAAGCCATGTAGACATAGAAAATATCGGGTAAATTCAAAGCTAGCGCCATTGGTAGTAGACATTTTTTTAATCCATATTTAGAAATCACTACTCCTCCTAAAATTCCACCGACAATGAGAGAAAGTACCCCAAAAGTTCCGTATATCCAACCAAATTCTTCTGTTGATATTCCTAAGCCGCCTTGTTCTACTTTGTCCAACAAAAATAAAGACGCTATTTTCAACAACATCGCTTCACCTAATCTGTAGAGTAAGATAAAGGCTAAAATTGCCCCAATTTTATCTTGCTGAAAATAGGTTTTAATTACTAGCCAAAAAGGTATCTGATTCAATTGTGTTTGTCTTTGAGTATCTGCGGCGGGTAGAGGTAAAATTAGGCGATGAAAAATAAATAAGATAGCAAACAAAATTGCTGAAAAACCTATCGATATAGTCCAACTCAGCGGAATATTATTTAAACTAGTTTCTAGCCTCCCTGCTAAAACCACAAGCAACCCACTACCAAATAACACAGCTAACCGATAAAATAATGAGCGAATGCCTACAAAAAAGGCTTGTTGTTCTGGATTTAAAGCCAACATATAAAAGCCGTCAGTGGCGATATCATAAGTAGCAGAAATGAATGCACCGACGGCTAAAGCTGCTAAGGATATAAAAAAGAAATTGGCTAATTGTAATGATAAAGCGACTAAACTCAAGCAACAAAACATCGCAAATTGGGTGACAAGTATCCATGTTCTTTTAGTCGAGTAAATATCAACAACTGGCCCCCAAAACATTTTGATTACCCAAGGAAGATAGAGAAAACTTGTCCAAGCGGCGATTTGGTCGTTATCTATGTTGAGTTTTTTGTAAAAAATAACGGAAACTGTGCTGATGAGGACATTGGGGACACCTTCAGCAAAGTAGAGGGTGGGTATATATGTCCAGGGAGATTGGGGTTGTTTCATGAATTTTTTTTAAGAAATGCGTCTTTATACGGTGAAGTAAGCTAAACAAAGTGTTTTCACTAAACAGCGCTTGACTGTTTTCTGTTCCACCATTGTTCCGTGAGCAATTTTTTCTGGAAGAGAAAGTTAACTTTTAGACCGCTTGCAGTTATCGTGGTATCGATGAATTAAAAAGTCTTTTCTGTCTAAAGCTTGCCATATGAGGCTATGTCACTCCTCAATTCCTATCTTCTTTTGTTTTGTCTGTCTGGGTTTTTACCATCATCCGGTGAATCCAGCGACACCTAATTCTTTACAAACTGCTCCAGTTAAACAGCTCATCCTCAAACCTGACAGTCAAGGACAGGATGTACAAGCTTTGCAAACTCAACTTCAAAAGTTAGGATACTACAATGGTGCAGTCGATGGTCAATACGGGGAAAGTACCCAACTTGCTGTATCTAAATTTCAAAAAGCTCAAGGTTTGGTAGCAGATGGCATTGCTGGGGAGGAGACTAGAGAACGTCTGCAATCTGCTATAGTTGCAAAAACTCCAGTTAGCGCTGCTGCGACTCCTACCTCTCAACCCAGTTCTCAAAGCAAGACAAGTAGGGTCAGCTTGATTTGGTGGTCGTTGTTGGGATTGGGGCTTTTAGGCAGCGCTGGTGCTATTCTTTATCTATACAGACGCTTGACGCAGAATCAATATTCCCAAGATGTTTTGTCTGCGAGTGCGGAAACTGAAACACAGACTGAACAAAATTCAGAAATCTCTTTAAATACAGAGTCGCAATCAACGCAAAATTCCCAGTTGAGTGTCGCAGATGGAGAGGGCGAGGTATCGCAAATGATACCATTAGAATCTACTTCCCGTTTGAGCAAACTCAGTGTTGTTGATCAATTAATTCAAGATTTGCACAGTACTGACCCTAGCTTGCGACGCAAGGCGATTTGGGATTTAGGGCAGCAAGGGGATTCACGAGCAATTCAACCCCTGTTAGACTTGATGATGGATGTGGATTCTCAGCAACGTAGCTTAATTTTGGCAGCTGTGGGAGAAATTGGCACCCGCACCCTCAAGCCGATGAACCGCGCTTTAGCAATTTCTCTGCAAGACGAAAGTCCGCAAGTGCGACAAAATGCGATTCGTGACCTGACTCGCGTTTATGATATGATGAGCCAAATTAGCCAGATGTTATGCCATGCTCTGGAAGATTCTGACGCTGAAGTGCAGTCAACTGCAAAGTATGCGCTTAATCAAATGAATCGTATTCGCACTGTTCCAGAGCAGAGGAGTCCATCAGAAGGTTTACCCAAAGACTGAATCAAGTTAAAAATATTTCAACTGAATACTAATTTTAGTATTTGCTCCTGCCAGAAAAATCGCTGCTTCCTGAAATTTAGGAGGTTTATTGGTTACTTCCGGGTTTCTGGAAAAACCGAAGCCTTCAATAGGCATACCCAAGCTGTTACGATTGAGGAGCATGTCTTTGTTTTGGTCGTGCATCACCGCTACAGCATAGGTACCTGCTGGCAAATTTTCAAAGATGATTTTAACGGGGATATCAGTAATTTTAGTACAACGTCTTTGCAATCCGCGATCGCGCTGGTTCGGAAACCCCTGACTTTTGGCAAAAATACTAGCGCAGACTTGTCCTTCTTTATTTTTAACGCCTTCAACTTCTATAGTGAGGGTACCAGAAAAGCCTGCCTTGGCGCTGGATGACCATAGTAAATTGCCAAGAATTGTTAGCAGCAATACATTTACGCCTAACCCTTTGACCACCAAATCTTTAGCAATTTTGCTGTTCATAATGTCTGCAAATAAACGACTGACCAAAACAGGGTATCTATTAGCGATCGCTCGCAAAAATAATTTGATAAGATTTTACCGCGATTATCAGTTATGATGTCAAACTATCTGGCAATTCTCATAGCAACAAATAATCTGATGCAACCCTTACCCAGAGGGCATTATCTTCAGAATCAAAAATACTATCTTTTCCCTGGAAAATAGATTATAGTTTTAATTTTTAACTCCCCAGTTATAGCTGTTTTTCATGCCATTCCCTAGCCAAAATCTGCCATCAAAAATTCAACCACCTCCCCTTAAACCAGGGGACTTATTACGAGTTATCGCCCCCAGTGGCGCTTTGCGAGAATTTGAGGCCTTTAATCGCAGTATTGAAATTTGGCGATCGCATGGCTACCGTATAGAAATCATACCAACAATTGATCACCGCTGGGGATATTTAGCAGGTGAAGACGGAACCCGTCGCCAGCACTTAGCTGCAGCTTGGCATGATGCCGATTGTCGTGGTATCCTCTGCGCTAGAGGGGGTTTCGGTAGTACCCGCATCTTGGAAAATTGGCATTGGCAAACCAACTCAGGCTTACCCAAATGGCTAATTGGTTTTTCTGATATTACCGCCTTGTTGTGGAGTCTGTATAATCACGGAATTTGCAGCCTTCACGGCCCCGTACTCACTACCCTCGCTGATGAACCAGATTGGTCAGTAGCGCGGCTATTTGATTGCGTAGCTGGTCGTCCCCTCGCCCCGATTAAAGGGTGTGGCTGGGGAAATGGCGTTGCTAAGGGAATTTTGCTTCCTGGTAATCTTACGGTGGCTACCCATCTTTTAGGCACACCCATACAACCAAATTTCGATGGCGTGATTCTGGCATTTGAAGATGTAGCCGAAGCCCCCTACCGCATAGATCGCATGTTAACACAATGGCGTTTAAGTGGGGCTTTGTCTCAAGTGCGGGGTATCGCTTTGGGCGGTTTTACTCGCTGTTACCAGCCAGCAAACATCCCTAGTTTTAGTGTAGAGGAAGTTTTGCGCGATCGCTTAAGTGATTTGGGTATTCCTATAGTGTCTGATTTGCCTTTTGGCCACGATCATCCTAACGCTATCTTACCAGTAGGAGTGCAAGTAACGTTAGATGCAGATCAAGGGATATTAGCTATCTGAATGAAGCAAAAATATTGCCCTCACAACAACGATTTTTGAGTGTGTAATTCGTCGCTCTGTTCAGGTGAAAAAATCCCAGTCTCAACTACTTGCTCAACTATATGTGGATAAAATTCTTGAGCAATTTGACGAAATTTCCCGGAAGCAACCAACCCACCCCAACAGTGAAGCAAGCAAACATCATGTTTCTGTTTGAGCATCGATGCAGCATTAATTTGGTGCGTTTGGGAAAAGTTTTGTTCAAAAAGCATCGCTACAGATTTTTCCGTAGTCATTGACGCAGCGTCGATTGGGTCAATGTTATAGATGTTAGGAAGTTTCGTAACAGAAAATTGTGTACGATGAATAGCTCTAACTAAAGCTAGCTGATCCTGTTTTTTAAATCTTAACCATTCCTGATACCATTGCTGGAATAAAAACCGAGTTTGTATGTTGTCTCTCCAAACAATTACTCCACTGTTAAAATGATTTGTGGTTTCTGGAAGATATTCTAAGGTGTAGTTTTTTTCTTCTGGAGAAATATGAGTACACAAAGCCAGGATTGGAGCGCGGTCAAGTACCATAGCCATATCTCCTTGAGCCAGATAATCCCACAATTCTCTAATCGGCTTGAGAGGAAGAATATCTGCGTCTAGAAAAAGTGTCTCTTTGTATGGACTAAAAATTGATAGACGTGTTTTAATTTCTCTAGATGAAAATGAGCTATGATGATTTAACTCATTTGCCTCGATAAATCTGGCAGTAATTCCGTAGTCATTAAGAGGCAGCAGTTTCAGTGAGGGATAATCGCACAGCAAAGTGATAGGTATATTTGGCTCAAGTTGGCGCAGAGCGATTGCACTGATTAAAGCCGCCTCAAGATATGCAGTATTAGATACTGCACAGTAAAGCACTCCTCGAATTGTCATAAAAAAAAGACTGGAAATACAAACACCGTTACTGATTTTAGTTCAGATAATACCACAGTCTCTAATTCCGATTAATTATTAGCTTATTTGTCGATATTACCTGCTCAATAATATCAACAGCACGACGAACTCCTCCCGCCTGATTAATTGCAGTTTGTAGCCTGAGAGCATTTTGTTTGTACGACGGTTGCATCAGTACTTCTTGAATAGCTCGACGTAACCTACCGGTAGTCAAACGTGAAGTAGTAATAAATTGACCTGCACCAGTCCAAGCAACACGTGCTGCAACTCCTGGTTGGTCGTTGGTAATCGGAATAGCAACTATTGGCACCCCATTGCTTAAGGATTCCATAGTAGTATTTAGTCCTGCATGGGTGATGGTTAGAGTAGCCTTTTGCAGCAATTCTAATTGAGGTGCATAACCAACAACTAAAGGATTTCCCGGGAGGTTAGGCAAGGCTTTAGGTTCGAGTCCACCTCCAAGGGTAATAACTAATTGAGCATTTAACCCCACACAAGCTTCAGCAATACAGTAGAAAATATGATTCAGCCTATTTTGTAATGTCCCCATCGAAGCATAAATTAGGGGCTGCCCACTCAATTTTGCAAAGGGAAAATCAACTGGTTTTCTGCCAGTAGAATCAAAATGAGGGCCAGTAAAGTGGAGTAATTCAAATAAATTAGGTCTTGGGTATTCAAACTCTGCAGGTTGTTGACTAATAATTGCTAATTTTGAGGCAGAATAAAAATCATTAATACTCGTACAAGGTGGCAACTTCCACTCACGACGATATTGCGAAATCACCTTGTAAATAGGTTTGCTAAAACTGTGCATTAGTGCATAGCCAGCACCATTACGTAGCCTCGCCCACCAAGCTAGATGATATTTCCAAGTTGTAAAAGCCGGCGGAATAGAATCATCAAAACTATTAACTAAAGCTGAACAAGCTGTAACAAAGGGAATATTTAGTACCTCTGCTACAGTACTTCCTCCAAAGATACATTCATCAATTATCAGCGCTTCTATCCCCGCATCTTTTATCACTTGTGGTGCATCCCGCAAAAATAAAGCCGTTGTTTTTTCAGATAAGGAAATTGTGTAATGTAATGCTGCTAATCCATCCAGTTTGCCCAGTTGCTCATAAAATTTGGCTGTTGTTCCCACAGGAAACTCCGCAGCAGATATAGCCCGAAACTCCAAACCAGCTGCTTTAGTATTAGGTTCTGCATCAGGCATCCCCAACACTGTGATACGATGACCTCGTGTTTTTAATTCACGTCCTAAGGCGGTCATTGTATTCAAATGCCCAGTTGCAGCAGGGCAGATAGCACCAAAGTGTGTCATATAAGTTACACATAAACCTAGTTTTTAATACCAGTATAAATTTACATTAATTTAGGTATTTACTTCTAAATTTGCCTACTAGTACAAACCTGTAAACTCACGCTCAAAAGATGATAGCCACAGATAATCACATCAGTTGTCGCTATCCAAAGGAACTGCTGGAGTTCGTTTATGAACCGCTAACACGACTGCTTTCCTGATACAAATCTCGGTGCAAAGGCCAGCAGAGGTTTTCACGACTTTTTTTAGCAAAAAATAGTTTATAATACTTAAGCTATCTTACTTAGTAATAAAAATAATTATTAATTATATGCAAAAACAATATGTGACTAATGCATTTTTAAAAATAGAAGATTCCCAATTATATGCAATTTTTGCTTGGAGTCAGCGAACAGCAGAAATTATTCCCAACCAATCATGGTTAACTATATTAGAAATATTTGTTCATGAACATTCTTTAGAAAAGGCTTACCAAATATTTCAAAAAATTAAATCAGCTTTAATTCATGAAAAAGTAATTCATGAAATCAGCAAATATGAACAACTTATCGCAGATGCCATAGTTTTTTTGAGAGACAGCAGCGTCACAATTTTTGCTAAAGGATTTCGCAGTTTTATCGAAAAAGATATGCAATTTGAACTTGGTGCATTAAGTAGTGAGACTTACCAAGTTCTCCGCCAATTATTTGCTCAATATCAAATAGAAGATGACTTAGAAACTATCGAAACTATACAAGATTTCCAAAAAATAGTAGAACGCCTAGAAAATATTGGTTTGTTATCACCTGCTAAAAATACCATCGATTGGGGTGATTTAAAAAAGAAAGTTCCTATTTGTGCAGCATTTGGATTGACAAGAGGAACACCCGTTGATAGATACTATCTCAATAAATTTATTGAGAATATTCAGACTCAAATTACTGGTAAGATTCTAGAAATAGGAGGAACGCCAAAAGATAAAGATTTCTATCAAATAAATCCAGGTAATTCATATCGGATTCTCAATATGGAAGCAGGCCCAGGTGTAGATATAGTCGGTGATGTTCATGATGCATCACTTGTAGAACCCGAATCTTTAGATTCAGTGATTATATTTAATGTTTTAGAACATTGTTACGCACCCTGGATAGCCGTTGAAAATATTCACAAATGGCTCAAACCAGGAGGTAAATGTTTTGCA is a genomic window of Fortiea contorta PCC 7126 containing:
- a CDS encoding N-acetylglucosamine kinase translates to MSYVLGIDGGGSKTVCILMDEQYQVLGRGIAGPSNYHSIGVIAAQKSIASAIQLAIDNALNIPKPVKIEAFCLGLAGVGRSGDIQVVKGILQDLQNSQSLPINWMLSVEDILIYNDALIALVGGLGHNEGVVVAAGTGSIVLGKNRQGIVKKVGGWGYILGDEGSAYKIAVAGMQAALKADDGRGKPTSLVECFQKYLDLASIEDLVAVVYRRDWGVKKIATLAQIVDLVAALGDEVANQIIDDAVEELVKATDTVIQAIFSPDAVLEVVTTGSVWHSRCKMQERFAVSLAQRFSQVKVIFPRNEPAYGAGLLAVRSLAQRD
- a CDS encoding MFS transporter, whose product is MKQPQSPWTYIPTLYFAEGVPNVLISTVSVIFYKKLNIDNDQIAAWTSFLYLPWVIKMFWGPVVDIYSTKRTWILVTQFAMFCCLSLVALSLQLANFFFISLAALAVGAFISATYDIATDGFYMLALNPEQQAFFVGIRSLFYRLAVLFGSGLLVVLAGRLETSLNNIPLSWTISIGFSAILFAILFIFHRLILPLPAADTQRQTQLNQIPFWLVIKTYFQQDKIGAILAFILLYRLGEAMLLKIASLFLLDKVEQGGLGISTEEFGWIYGTFGVLSLIVGGILGGVVISKYGLKKCLLPMALALNLPDIFYVYMAYIKPSLPLVYLLVSLEQFGYGLGFTAFSVYLMYICQGDYKTSHYAISTGFMALGLMLPGAISGVIQKAVGYPLFFVLVCILTIPGMIALFFIPLKTKSAISQS
- a CDS encoding DUF2141 domain-containing protein, translated to MNSKIAKDLVVKGLGVNVLLLTILGNLLWSSSAKAGFSGTLTIEVEGVKNKEGQVCASIFAKSQGFPNQRDRGLQRRCTKITDIPVKIIFENLPAGTYAVAVMHDQNKDMLLNRNSLGMPIEGFGFSRNPEVTNKPPKFQEAAIFLAGANTKISIQLKYF
- a CDS encoding glycosyltransferase, with the protein product MTHFGAICPAATGHLNTMTALGRELKTRGHRITVLGMPDAEPNTKAAGLEFRAISAAEFPVGTTAKFYEQLGKLDGLAALHYTISLSEKTTALFLRDAPQVIKDAGIEALIIDECIFGGSTVAEVLNIPFVTACSALVNSFDDSIPPAFTTWKYHLAWWARLRNGAGYALMHSFSKPIYKVISQYRREWKLPPCTSINDFYSASKLAIISQQPAEFEYPRPNLFELLHFTGPHFDSTGRKPVDFPFAKLSGQPLIYASMGTLQNRLNHIFYCIAEACVGLNAQLVITLGGGLEPKALPNLPGNPLVVGYAPQLELLQKATLTITHAGLNTTMESLSNGVPIVAIPITNDQPGVAARVAWTGAGQFITTSRLTTGRLRRAIQEVLMQPSYKQNALRLQTAINQAGGVRRAVDIIEQVISTNKLIINRN
- a CDS encoding peptidoglycan-binding protein, which codes for MNPATPNSLQTAPVKQLILKPDSQGQDVQALQTQLQKLGYYNGAVDGQYGESTQLAVSKFQKAQGLVADGIAGEETRERLQSAIVAKTPVSAAATPTSQPSSQSKTSRVSLIWWSLLGLGLLGSAGAILYLYRRLTQNQYSQDVLSASAETETQTEQNSEISLNTESQSTQNSQLSVADGEGEVSQMIPLESTSRLSKLSVVDQLIQDLHSTDPSLRRKAIWDLGQQGDSRAIQPLLDLMMDVDSQQRSLILAAVGEIGTRTLKPMNRALAISLQDESPQVRQNAIRDLTRVYDMMSQISQMLCHALEDSDAEVQSTAKYALNQMNRIRTVPEQRSPSEGLPKD
- a CDS encoding methyltransferase domain-containing protein, which codes for MQKQYVTNAFLKIEDSQLYAIFAWSQRTAEIIPNQSWLTILEIFVHEHSLEKAYQIFQKIKSALIHEKVIHEISKYEQLIADAIVFLRDSSVTIFAKGFRSFIEKDMQFELGALSSETYQVLRQLFAQYQIEDDLETIETIQDFQKIVERLENIGLLSPAKNTIDWGDLKKKVPICAAFGLTRGTPVDRYYLNKFIENIQTQITGKILEIGGTPKDKDFYQINPGNSYRILNMEAGPGVDIVGDVHDASLVEPESLDSVIIFNVLEHCYAPWIAVENIHKWLKPGGKCFAMVPNAVRVHATPVDYWRPLPDAFSWVFRNYQEQKLYVYGNPITVIASYHGIAVEELTKEELDAFHPDYPVATCIVAEK
- a CDS encoding glycosyltransferase, producing the protein MTIRGVLYCAVSNTAYLEAALISAIALRQLEPNIPITLLCDYPSLKLLPLNDYGITARFIEANELNHHSSFSSREIKTRLSIFSPYKETLFLDADILPLKPIRELWDYLAQGDMAMVLDRAPILALCTHISPEEKNYTLEYLPETTNHFNSGVIVWRDNIQTRFLFQQWYQEWLRFKKQDQLALVRAIHRTQFSVTKLPNIYNIDPIDAASMTTEKSVAMLFEQNFSQTHQINAASMLKQKHDVCLLHCWGGLVASGKFRQIAQEFYPHIVEQVVETGIFSPEQSDELHTQKSLL
- a CDS encoding S66 peptidase family protein — its product is MPFPSQNLPSKIQPPPLKPGDLLRVIAPSGALREFEAFNRSIEIWRSHGYRIEIIPTIDHRWGYLAGEDGTRRQHLAAAWHDADCRGILCARGGFGSTRILENWHWQTNSGLPKWLIGFSDITALLWSLYNHGICSLHGPVLTTLADEPDWSVARLFDCVAGRPLAPIKGCGWGNGVAKGILLPGNLTVATHLLGTPIQPNFDGVILAFEDVAEAPYRIDRMLTQWRLSGALSQVRGIALGGFTRCYQPANIPSFSVEEVLRDRLSDLGIPIVSDLPFGHDHPNAILPVGVQVTLDADQGILAI